The Rhinopithecus roxellana isolate Shanxi Qingling chromosome 13, ASM756505v1, whole genome shotgun sequence genome contains a region encoding:
- the ANKEF1 gene encoding ankyrin repeat and EF-hand domain-containing protein 1 isoform X1, translating to MALADKRLENLQIYKVLQCVRNKDKKQIEKLTKLGYPELINYTDPVNGLSALHLASVSNDIDMVSFLLDLGAHPDVQDRMGCTPTMKAAELGHELSVEILAKAKADMTIVDNEGKGVLFYCILPTKRHYRCALIALEHGADVNNSTYEGKPIFLRACEDAHDVKDVCLIFLEKGANPNAINSSTGRTALMEASREGVVELVRGILERGGEVNTFDNDRHHAAHFAAKGGFFDILKLLFAYNGDVGLISLSGNTPLHYAAMGGFADCCKYIAQRGCDLKWKNLDHKTPRAVAKERGFKAASKEIRRAERIANKLARPGAKNPNPLWALRLHDWSVEREPFLREAFSVLDRGDGSISKNDFVMVLEERQDYASSEQLTAIAQLHEKTRGGGVNINEFFKGTRYLNKSFVLGSYGPKKKKKGMGKKGKRGKFVLPLPICVIPEYAFPRRQDGGPPYYMIETYRNVTDSSRFNRDHPPEHPIQDDSAWYIDDSEKVFSNINTITKAGDLASLKKAFESGIPVDMKDNYYKTPLMTACASGNIDVVKFLLEKGANVNATDNFLWTPLHFACHAGQQDIVELLVESGAFIDAVSINNSTPLNRAIESCRLDTVKYLLDIGAKFQLENRKGHTAMDVAKAYADYRIIGMIKEKLDNLPKPAENQKLKGKTPPILKTEGPEIKKEEEPLSSIYGVPTTSEGKKVQKDNVVHLNSLITSGYTKKVDITFIPRRIWSPEATTAELIRKRELRRERFTHEVDFDDFMMPFQKNITEKARALEAALKT from the exons ATGGCTTTAGCAGATAAGAGACTTGAGAACTTACAGATCTACAAAGTTCTTCAATGTGTGCGGAACAAAGACAAGAAGCAGATAGAGAAGCTGACCAAGCTTGGATACCCTGAACTAATCAATTATACAGACCCCGTTAATGGACTTAGTGCTTTGCacttagcctcagtttccaatGATATTGATATGGTCAGCTTTCTCCTTGACCTTGGTGCTCACCCTGATGTGCAAGACCGAATGGGCTGTACTCCTACAATGAAGGCTGCAGAACTGGGCCATGAATTGTCAGTGGAAATATTAGCAAAGGCAAAGGCTGATATGACTATAGTTGATAATGAAGGAAAAG GTGTTTTGTTTTACTGCATTTTACCAACTAAGCGGCATTATCGCTGTGCTCTGATCGCCCTTGAACATGGTGCAGATGTCAACAATTCTACCTATGAAGGAAAGCCAATATTCCTTAGAGCTTGTGAAGATGCACATGATGTTAAAGATGTGTGCCTGATATTTTTGGAAAAAGGAGCCAATCCCAATGCAATCAACTCA TCCACAGGCCGCACAGCTTTAATGGAAGCGTCAAGAGAAGGGGTAGTGGAATTAGTTCGAGGCATACTGGAAAGAGGAGGTGAAGTGAATACATTTGACAACGACAGACATCATGCTGCTCATTTTGCTGCTAAAGGAGGCTTTTTCGAT atattgAAGCTTCTTTTTGCCTACAATGGAGACGTGGGGCTGATTTCTTTAAGTGGGAACACACCACTTCATTACGCTGCCATGGGTGGTTTTGCAGATTGCTGTAAATATATAGCTCAGCGAG GATGTGACCTGAAATGGAAGAATTTAGATCATAAAACGCCCAGGGCTGTGGCTAAGGAACGCGGCTTCAAAGCAGCAAGCAAAGAAATACGACGAGCAGAGAGAATCGCTAATAAACTAGCCAGGCCGGGAGCCAAAAATCCAAATCCACTGTGGGCCCTTAGACTGCACGATTGGTCCGTAGAACGCGAGCCTTTCCTCCGGGAAGCCTTTTCAGTTTTAGACAGAGGTGATGGGAGCATCAGCAAGAATGACTTCGTGATGGTGTTGGAGGAAAGGCAAGATTATGCGAGCTCAGAACAGCTGACTGCCATCGCTCAACTTCATGAGAAAACTCGGGGAGGAGGGGTCAATATTAATGAATTCTTTAAAGGAACCAGATATTTAAACAAGTCTTTTGTATTAGGATCTTATGgacctaagaaaaagaaaaaagggatgggcaaaaaaggaaagagagggaaattTGTCTTACCCCTTCCAATTTGCGTCATTCCTGAGTACGCGTTTCCACGCCGGCAGGATGGTGGGCCACCGTATTACATGATTGAGACCTACAGGAATGTCACTGATAGCAGCCGGTTTAACAGAGATCATCCCCCAGAACATCCCATTCAGGATGACTCTGCTTGGTACATTGATGATTCAGAGAAGGTATTTTCAAACATTAATACTATCACCAAAGCAGGGGATCTGGCTTCTCTGAAAAAGGCCTTTGAATCAGGAATACCTGTGGATATGAAGGATAATTATTACAAAACTCCACTAATGACGGCGTGTGCAAGTGGAAACATAGATGTGGTCAAGTTTCTTCTTGAAAAAGG AGCTAACGTTAATGCGACAGATAATTTTCTGTGGACTCCACTTCATTTTGCATGCCATGCAGGCCAACAAGACATTGTTGAGCTTCTTGTTGAATCTGGAGCTTTCATAGACGCAGTTTCAATCAACAACTCAACTCCTTTAAATAGAGCCATTGAAAGCTGCAGACTGGATACTGTAAAATACCTACTTGATATTGGTGCTAAATTCCAGctggaaaatagaaaag GGCATACTGCCATGGATGTTGCAAAGGCATATGCTGATTATAGAATAATTGGTATGATTAAAGAAAAGCTAGATAACTTGCCAAAACCAGCGGAAAATCAAAAACTAAAAGGCAAGACACCTCCTATACTGAAGACTGAAGGCCCtgaaattaagaaagaagag GAACCACTGTCATCAATTTATGGTGTACCAACCACATCAGAGGGAAAGAAAGTACAGAAGGATAATGTGGTTCATCTCAATTCATTGATTACCAGTGGTTATACTAAGAAAGTGGATATCACATTTATTCCACGGAGG atttggAGTCCTGAAGCCACAACAGCAGAGCTGATCAGGAAGAGGGAACTACGGCGAGAGAGGTTTACACATGAGGTGGACTTTGACGATTTTATGATGCCTTTTCAGAAGAACATCACAGAGAAAGCTCGAGCACTGGAAGCTGCCTTGAAGACCTAA
- the ANKEF1 gene encoding ankyrin repeat and EF-hand domain-containing protein 1 isoform X2, giving the protein MEASREGVVELVRGILERGGEVNTFDNDRHHAAHFAAKGGFFDILKLLFAYNGDVGLISLSGNTPLHYAAMGGFADCCKYIAQRGCDLKWKNLDHKTPRAVAKERGFKAASKEIRRAERIANKLARPGAKNPNPLWALRLHDWSVEREPFLREAFSVLDRGDGSISKNDFVMVLEERQDYASSEQLTAIAQLHEKTRGGGVNINEFFKGTRYLNKSFVLGSYGPKKKKKGMGKKGKRGKFVLPLPICVIPEYAFPRRQDGGPPYYMIETYRNVTDSSRFNRDHPPEHPIQDDSAWYIDDSEKVFSNINTITKAGDLASLKKAFESGIPVDMKDNYYKTPLMTACASGNIDVVKFLLEKGANVNATDNFLWTPLHFACHAGQQDIVELLVESGAFIDAVSINNSTPLNRAIESCRLDTVKYLLDIGAKFQLENRKGHTAMDVAKAYADYRIIGMIKEKLDNLPKPAENQKLKGKTPPILKTEGPEIKKEEEPLSSIYGVPTTSEGKKVQKDNVVHLNSLITSGYTKKVDITFIPRRIWSPEATTAELIRKRELRRERFTHEVDFDDFMMPFQKNITEKARALEAALKT; this is encoded by the exons ATGGAAGCGTCAAGAGAAGGGGTAGTGGAATTAGTTCGAGGCATACTGGAAAGAGGAGGTGAAGTGAATACATTTGACAACGACAGACATCATGCTGCTCATTTTGCTGCTAAAGGAGGCTTTTTCGAT atattgAAGCTTCTTTTTGCCTACAATGGAGACGTGGGGCTGATTTCTTTAAGTGGGAACACACCACTTCATTACGCTGCCATGGGTGGTTTTGCAGATTGCTGTAAATATATAGCTCAGCGAG GATGTGACCTGAAATGGAAGAATTTAGATCATAAAACGCCCAGGGCTGTGGCTAAGGAACGCGGCTTCAAAGCAGCAAGCAAAGAAATACGACGAGCAGAGAGAATCGCTAATAAACTAGCCAGGCCGGGAGCCAAAAATCCAAATCCACTGTGGGCCCTTAGACTGCACGATTGGTCCGTAGAACGCGAGCCTTTCCTCCGGGAAGCCTTTTCAGTTTTAGACAGAGGTGATGGGAGCATCAGCAAGAATGACTTCGTGATGGTGTTGGAGGAAAGGCAAGATTATGCGAGCTCAGAACAGCTGACTGCCATCGCTCAACTTCATGAGAAAACTCGGGGAGGAGGGGTCAATATTAATGAATTCTTTAAAGGAACCAGATATTTAAACAAGTCTTTTGTATTAGGATCTTATGgacctaagaaaaagaaaaaagggatgggcaaaaaaggaaagagagggaaattTGTCTTACCCCTTCCAATTTGCGTCATTCCTGAGTACGCGTTTCCACGCCGGCAGGATGGTGGGCCACCGTATTACATGATTGAGACCTACAGGAATGTCACTGATAGCAGCCGGTTTAACAGAGATCATCCCCCAGAACATCCCATTCAGGATGACTCTGCTTGGTACATTGATGATTCAGAGAAGGTATTTTCAAACATTAATACTATCACCAAAGCAGGGGATCTGGCTTCTCTGAAAAAGGCCTTTGAATCAGGAATACCTGTGGATATGAAGGATAATTATTACAAAACTCCACTAATGACGGCGTGTGCAAGTGGAAACATAGATGTGGTCAAGTTTCTTCTTGAAAAAGG AGCTAACGTTAATGCGACAGATAATTTTCTGTGGACTCCACTTCATTTTGCATGCCATGCAGGCCAACAAGACATTGTTGAGCTTCTTGTTGAATCTGGAGCTTTCATAGACGCAGTTTCAATCAACAACTCAACTCCTTTAAATAGAGCCATTGAAAGCTGCAGACTGGATACTGTAAAATACCTACTTGATATTGGTGCTAAATTCCAGctggaaaatagaaaag GGCATACTGCCATGGATGTTGCAAAGGCATATGCTGATTATAGAATAATTGGTATGATTAAAGAAAAGCTAGATAACTTGCCAAAACCAGCGGAAAATCAAAAACTAAAAGGCAAGACACCTCCTATACTGAAGACTGAAGGCCCtgaaattaagaaagaagag GAACCACTGTCATCAATTTATGGTGTACCAACCACATCAGAGGGAAAGAAAGTACAGAAGGATAATGTGGTTCATCTCAATTCATTGATTACCAGTGGTTATACTAAGAAAGTGGATATCACATTTATTCCACGGAGG atttggAGTCCTGAAGCCACAACAGCAGAGCTGATCAGGAAGAGGGAACTACGGCGAGAGAGGTTTACACATGAGGTGGACTTTGACGATTTTATGATGCCTTTTCAGAAGAACATCACAGAGAAAGCTCGAGCACTGGAAGCTGCCTTGAAGACCTAA